One segment of Candidatus Omnitrophota bacterium DNA contains the following:
- a CDS encoding winged helix-turn-helix transcriptional regulator → MVIPQTLSFGDLVIDLDSYQVLVRGRPLPLSYREYALLAYLAGRAGQVVSKRRLLEEGLGRHDPGGLRMVDEHLRHLKGVLQREGRDCIDVVGDQGYRFVTQT, encoded by the coding sequence ATGGTCATACCTCAAACGCTCTCATTCGGCGATCTGGTCATCGACCTCGACAGCTATCAGGTGCTGGTGCGAGGCCGGCCGCTGCCCCTCTCCTATCGGGAGTACGCGTTGCTGGCGTACTTGGCCGGGCGTGCCGGGCAGGTGGTGAGCAAGCGCCGGCTCCTCGAAGAAGGCCTCGGCCGGCATGACCCCGGCGGCTTGCGCATGGTGGATGAGCATTTGCGCCACCTGAAGGGTGTCTTGCAGCGAGAAGGCCGGGACTGCATTGACGTGGTGGGGGATCAGGGCTATCGGTTTGTAACACAAACTTAA
- a CDS encoding DUF1570 domain-containing protein — MRTFLLLLAVVMLAAGGASWYLRAHPEHSPLDALQQHVQLPDQVRALLQRTQQRFSTTPELATPSQPPASSFQPPASTPASSSSTLVPPVTTNQVTLYLTNGGAMTGELLKETSEEVILRFDYGDVGFRRDEIERVEKGAASLSGDGILMPWEHEHENIPWDYQHEVVVKLMKGTVIDAKITQVTDTDIVLAQELPGGGQMEQTIARKDVEALLFRPAQNERSTAIKKNLQTIFPQMSWDDEGLFTIVSDSAPPDIKKYRQVIREVATDWYLTFFPLVKDRAPTVQAYIVIFENQDAYIEYALTDGVPGWFAVGYFQPEDEVLYCYNMVGEQFSELLSEIYLGRFRRARDRSTAAYKGSQYEDTLEGLWSEFLRKLESGHAMVRQAYGQLGNEILRHEMTHAMFHDWQLQHIVLSKMSEADQAKAQQKREFLKAGTVEEKRKLLEAMFATENEDQITDLQAANSWFSEGLAGYMEPSPVGGTNVLRLPDAQKARGAGQILPLEFLHAFRMGSFAGMANQSALYAYAQSWAFSHFLMVRYRSGFMTYLDRLARQPPNDGEDTLPWLMEALGKEQRALEQEFLTYLDQFPLEDPFWLKRKQAILDLQNELNALLQRL, encoded by the coding sequence ATGCGCACGTTTCTGCTGCTCCTTGCCGTGGTCATGCTGGCGGCCGGAGGTGCTAGCTGGTATCTGCGCGCACACCCGGAACACTCGCCCCTGGATGCGTTGCAGCAGCACGTGCAACTGCCGGATCAGGTGCGAGCTTTGCTTCAGAGAACCCAACAGCGGTTTTCCACAACGCCGGAGCTGGCAACGCCATCGCAGCCTCCAGCGTCCAGCTTCCAGCCTCCAGCATCCACTCCAGCATCCTCATCGAGTACGCTCGTCCCGCCCGTGACTACCAATCAGGTGACGCTGTATTTGACCAATGGCGGGGCCATGACCGGCGAGCTGCTGAAGGAAACGTCAGAGGAGGTGATTCTGCGGTTTGACTACGGCGATGTCGGCTTCAGACGCGATGAAATTGAGCGCGTGGAAAAAGGTGCGGCGAGTCTGAGCGGCGATGGCATTCTCATGCCCTGGGAGCACGAACACGAGAACATTCCCTGGGATTACCAGCACGAGGTGGTCGTGAAATTGATGAAGGGCACCGTGATCGACGCCAAGATCACCCAGGTCACCGACACGGACATCGTGCTCGCCCAGGAGCTGCCCGGCGGCGGGCAGATGGAGCAGACCATCGCCCGGAAGGATGTGGAGGCGCTGCTCTTTCGGCCGGCGCAGAATGAGCGCTCAACGGCGATCAAGAAGAATCTCCAAACCATTTTTCCCCAGATGTCATGGGACGATGAAGGGCTTTTCACGATTGTCAGCGATTCCGCCCCGCCGGATATCAAGAAGTACCGCCAGGTGATCCGGGAGGTCGCGACCGACTGGTACCTCACGTTCTTTCCCCTAGTGAAGGATCGCGCTCCCACCGTCCAAGCGTACATCGTGATCTTTGAAAACCAGGATGCGTATATCGAGTACGCGCTGACGGATGGGGTCCCCGGGTGGTTCGCGGTGGGATATTTTCAGCCGGAGGATGAAGTCTTGTATTGCTACAACATGGTCGGCGAGCAATTTTCCGAGCTGCTGTCCGAGATTTATCTCGGCCGCTTCCGGCGCGCGCGCGATCGCAGCACGGCGGCGTACAAAGGCTCGCAGTACGAAGACACGCTGGAGGGGCTGTGGTCGGAATTTTTGCGCAAGCTGGAGTCCGGCCACGCCATGGTGCGCCAGGCCTACGGCCAGCTCGGCAATGAAATCCTCCGGCATGAAATGACCCACGCCATGTTTCACGATTGGCAGCTCCAGCATATCGTCTTGTCAAAGATGTCGGAGGCGGATCAGGCCAAGGCGCAACAGAAGCGCGAGTTTCTGAAGGCGGGGACCGTGGAGGAGAAACGGAAGCTGCTTGAAGCCATGTTTGCCACCGAGAACGAAGACCAGATCACCGATCTTCAGGCGGCCAATTCCTGGTTCAGCGAAGGGCTGGCCGGGTACATGGAACCAAGCCCTGTTGGCGGCACCAATGTGTTGCGTCTGCCGGATGCCCAGAAAGCCCGCGGCGCGGGGCAGATCCTTCCCCTCGAATTTCTCCATGCCTTCCGGATGGGCAGCTTTGCGGGCATGGCCAACCAGAGCGCGCTGTATGCGTATGCGCAAAGCTGGGCCTTCTCCCATTTTCTCATGGTCCGCTATCGCAGCGGCTTCATGACGTATCTCGATCGTCTCGCCCGGCAGCCGCCGAACGACGGGGAGGACACGCTCCCCTGGCTGATGGAGGCCCTCGGCAAAGAGCAGCGGGCCCTGGAACAGGAGTTTCTTACCTACCTCGATCAATTTCCTCTTGAAGATCCGTTCTGGCTCAAACGCAAGCAAGCCATCCTTGATCTCCAGAATGAATTAAACGCCCTGCTGCAGCGCCTCTAA